Proteins from a single region of Hordeum vulgare subsp. vulgare chromosome 6H, MorexV3_pseudomolecules_assembly, whole genome shotgun sequence:
- the LOC123403049 gene encoding F-box/LRR-repeat protein 20 → MSASPSEGDEAVINGVLTDDELRAVLTRLGPESERDAFGLVCRRWLRIQSSERRRLRARAGPSMLRRLAARFPGILELDLSQSPSRSFYPGVIDDDLNVIAGGFCNLRVLALQNCKGITDVGMVKLGEGLPCLQTLDVSHCKKLSDKGLKVVASGCRKLRQLHIAGCRLITDNLLRAMSKSCLNLEELGAAGLNSITDAGISALADGCHKMKSLDISKCNKVGDPGICKIAEASSSSLVSLKLLDCSKVGNKSIHSLAKFCCNLETLIIGGCQHISDESIEALALACCSRLRILRMDWCLKITDASLRSLLCNCKLLAAIDVGCCDQITDAAFQGMEANLFRSELRVLKINNCVGLTVLGVSRVIESCKALEYLDVRSCPQVTRQSCEEAGLQLPGSCKVNFEGSLSESDSSVDRFF, encoded by the exons ATGTCTGCATCACCGTCGGAAGGCGACGAGGCCGTCATCAACGGGGTGCTGACCGACGATGAGCTCCGTGCGGTCCTCACCCGCCTGGGGCCCGAGTCGGAGCGCGACGCGTTCGGGCTCGTGTGCAGGCGCTGGCTCCGGATCCAGAGCTCCGAGCGCCGCCGCTTGCGCGCGCGCGCCGGTCCATCCATGCTGCGCCGCCTGGCAGCACGCTTCCCGGGCATTCTCGAGCTCGATCTTTCCCAATCGCCGTCCCGCTCGTTCTACCCCGGTGTTATCGACGACGATCTGAACGTCATTGCAGGGGGGTTCTGCAATCTGCGAGTCCTCGCCCTGCAGAACTGCAAAG GTATCACTGATGTTGGAATGGTCAAATTAGGAGAAGGGCTGCCATGTCTGCAAACTCTAGATGTCTCTCACTGCAAAAAACTTAGTGATAAAGGTTTAAAGGTGGTTGCGTCAGGGTGCCGGAAGTTGAGACAGTTGCACATCGCAGGTTGTAGATTAATAACTGATAATTTGTTGCGTGCTATGTCAAAAAGCTGTTTAAACTTGGAAGAGCTTGGGGCTGCAGGATTGAACAGCATAACAGATGCTGGAATCTCAGCTCTAGCCGATGGTTGTCATAAAATGAAGTCGCTAGACATAAGTAAATGCAATAAAGTTGGTGATCCTGGAATTTGCAAAATTGCCGAGGCCTCGTCGTCATCTCTGGTGTCATTGAAACTGTTGGATTGCAGCAAAGTGGGCAATAAGTCCATCCATTCACTAGCCAAGTTCTGCTGCAACCTAGAGACTCTCATCATCGGTGGATGTCAGCATATTAGCGATGAGTCCATAGAAGCACTAGCTCTTGCCTGTTGTAGCAGACTCAGGATCTTAAGAATGGACTGGTGCTTGAAAATAACGGATGCCTCATTGAGAAGTCTGCTGTGTAACTGTAAACTTCTTGCTGCCATCGACGTCGGATGCTGCGACCAAATAACTGATGCGGCATTTCAGGGCATGGAAGCGAACTTGTTTCGGTCGGAACTGAGAGTTCTGAAGATCAACAATTGTGTTGGCCTCACAGTTCTGGGGGTGAGCAGGGTGATAGAATCTTGCAAGGCACTCGAGTACCTCGACGTCCGGTCATGTCCTCAGGTTACACGGCAGAGCTGTGAGGAAGCTGGGTTGCAGCTGCCTGGTAGCTGCAAGGTGAACTTTGAAGGTAGCTTGTCGGAGTCTGATTCATCTGTTGATAGGTTCTTCTAG